In Vanessa cardui chromosome 8, ilVanCard2.1, whole genome shotgun sequence, the following are encoded in one genomic region:
- the LOC124531688 gene encoding activating signal cointegrator 1 complex subunit 2 homolog has protein sequence MFILKGLLLSALCALAYSQNYGPTTTPVPILKQINRQNDDGSYSYGYEAADGSFKIETKYPSGDVAGKYGYVDENGKVREVSYGASSQRGFEPEGTGIMVPPPTLHDPQSSNALTDGQEDDGQYREDPRIYEDPKYNGRAQPRPSAVRQYKQQVQPQPSFQSSFQSQPQPTYQQQQYQPQQYQPQSQYQQPQPQYQQQQYQPQQPLYTQQSSLFSQSPQQFPQERPQSQVYHQQPQFSYQAYTPQPYQNQNYQSQNYQTQNYNPFNGHPAQNFDPNTGSYSINFTG, from the exons gGATTACTGCTGTCCGCGCTCTGTGCGTTAGCATACTCGCAAAACTACGGCCCAACGACGACCCCGGTGCCGATCCTGAAGCAGATAAACAGACAGAACGATGACGGTTCGTACAGCTATGGATACGAGGCCGCGGACGGTTCTTTCAAGATCGAAACGAAATATCCCAGCGGTGACGTCGCCGGAAAATACGGATACGTTGACGAAAACGGGAAAGTTCGCGAAGTGTCCTACGGCGCGAGTAGCCAGCGTGGATTTGAGCCTGAAg GCACTGGCATCATGGTACCACCACCTACATTACACGACCCTCAATCATCAAACGCCTTGACCGATGGTCAAGAAGACGACGGCCAATACCGAGAGGACCCGAGGATCTACGAGGACCCAAAATACAACGGCAGAGCTCAACCGAGACCCAGTGCCGTGAGACAGTACAAACAGCAAGTCCAACCTCAACCTAGCTTCCAATCGAGCTTCCAGTCCCAACCCCAGCCAACgtaccaacaacaacagtaCCAACCACAACAATACCAGCCTCAATCCCAGTACCAACAACCACAGCCCCAATACCAACAACAGCAATACCAACCTCAGCAGCCATTATACACGCAACAAAGCAGTCTTTTCAGTCAGTCTCCCCAACAGTTTCCCCAAGAGAGACCTCAGAGCCAGGTCTACCATCAACAGCCCCAGTTCTCGTACCAGGCGTACACACCCCAACCTTACCAGAATCAGAACTACCAATCGCAGAATTACCAAACCCAGAACTACAATCCCTTTAATGGTCACCCAGCGCAAAACTTCGACCCCAACACAGGATCATACTCCATCAATTTCACTGGCTAG